The sequence below is a genomic window from Pleurocapsa sp. PCC 7327.
GCGGGATCAACAACGCTGGATTGAAAGCGCTCGCATTGTCGGTTTAGAAGGCGATTTGGTAACGATTCGCTATGAAACAGAAGAAGACGATGAAATTTGTTCGTGGGAAGAAATGATTCGTCTAGAAAGTATTGGTGCTATCAGTCAAAAGCTAGCTTCTGTCTCGCGAGTGAGTTCTGAAATCG
It includes:
- a CDS encoding DUF6679 family protein gives rise to the protein MLHRKIYQLCTEGREVCIFLRDQQRWIESARIVGLEGDLVTIRYETEEDDEICSWEEMIRLESIGAISQKLASVSRVSSEIAVSDECPEAEQIYPRYPDSEQ